GGTTGAAAACAGGCGACCGGATCGCGATTCAAATGCCCAATGTCCTTCAATATCCGGTGGCGATGTTCGGTGCATTGCGGGCAGGACTTACCATTGTCAATACCAACCCGCTCTATACTCCCCGTGAAATGGAGCATCAATTCAAGGATTCGGGCGCAAAGGCCATTATCATTCTGGCCAACTTTGCCGATAAACTCGAAAAAGTACTTCCCGCTACCCAAATAAAGCACGTATTTGTTACACAAATTGGTGATATGCTTGGGTTTCCCAAAAAGCAGATCGTGAATTTTGTGGTGAAGAATGTCAAAAAGATGGTTCCTCCGTATCACCTCCCGCAGGCCGTCTCGTTTACAGACGCGGTACAGCAGGGCGCTTCGATGTCCTACACCAAGCCTTCGGTCAATCAACTGGATCTGGCGTTTATCCAATATACCGGCGGCACAACGGGGGTTTCGAAAGGTGCCATGCTCACCCACCGCAACATCATCGCCAACGTAGAGGCCAACTGCGTGTATTTGAGCCCCATGCTTAAAACCATTCCGGAAAACCAGCCCAATGTCATTGTGGCAGCGTTGCCGTTGTACCACGTCTATGCGTTGACCTGTAATGCCCTTTCGGCGCTTAAAAACGGCGGCATGAACCTTCTTATTACCAATCCACGCGATATGGAGGCGTTCATCAAGGAGTTGAAGAAATACAAAGTAACGGTCTTTACCGGACTGAATACCCTCTACAACGGCCTGATGAATCACCCGAAATTTGGGGAAATTGATTTCAGTCAATTAAAGATCACGTCGGCCGGCGGCATGGCTCTTCAAAAAGTAGTGGCAGAGCGTTGGTATAAACTGACCGGCAATTTACCCACCGAAGGCTACGGACTTTCCGAAACTTCACCCGTTTTGAGTGCCAATCCGCTCGACCCTACGCTCAACAGGATCGGAACGATCGGTATACCTTTCCCCAGTACAGAGATGCGCATTTTGCGAGAAGACGATACCTGGGCCGATGTGGGCGAGCCGGGCGAAATCTGCGCCTTTGGACCGCAGGTCATGCCGGGCTATTATAACCGACCCGATGAAACCGCCAAGGTCATGCTGACCGACCCGGCCGACGGCCGCCAGTGGTTCAAAACCGGTGATATCGGCGTAATGGACTCTGACGGGTATTTCAAGATCGTTGACCGTAAAAAAGACATGGTTTTGGTTTCGGGATTCAATGTGTACCCCAATGAGGTCGAAGACGTAGTGGCCCAATGCCCCGGTGTATTGGAAGTGGCCTGCGTGGGAGTACCCGACGAAAAAACCGGCGAAGCCGTTAAAATATTTGTGGTTAAAAAAGACGAAAGCCTGACCAAAGAGCAGGTCATTGCGTTTTGCCGTGAGAATCTGACCGCCTATAAATGCCCCAAACACATCGAGTTCAGACCGGAGCTTCCCAAAACCAACGTGGGAAAAATCCTTCGTCGTGCCTTACGCGATGAACCGGTCAAATAATCTTTACCATTCAATGACCGCAGAGCCGCAGAAAAGTGCGGCTCTGTGTTTTTAACCGCTACCGTAATGCCTTCATTCTTCTCAAAGCGCGACCTTCACTTTCATTTATACGAATTGCTCAATGTTGAGCAGCTTACGGATTACCCCTACTTTAAGGACCATCAAAGAGAGTCATTCGACATGATACTGGATGCGGCCGAGCAGATTGCCGATAAAATGCTGCGTCCGCTCCTGACGGAGATGGACCGCAAAGAGCCGCAGTTGATCAATGGCACCATACGTGTTCACGAAGGAATGAAAGCAGTTATCCGACGGTTTGGAGACGACGGTTGGATCAATGCCGGATTTTCGTACGAAGAAGGCGGACAGCAACTGCCCGTTACGGTTCAAAATGCCGCTGCATTTATTTTTCAGGCCGCCAATTACTCCGCCAGTGTGTATCCTTTTCTGACCACGGGTGCCGCCAATCTCATTCGCACGTTCGGTTCTGAAGCTCTGATAAAACGCTATACCCCCCTCATGTACAGCGGGCGCTGGCAAGGTACGATGGCACTGACAGAACCCAACGCCGGCAGTTCACTCTCCGACATCAGTACTTCTGCCGAGCCCACCGAAGAAGAAGGGGTGTATAGCATACAGGGGCAAAAAATCTTTATTTCCTGCGGCGACCACGACGCCTGCGAAAACGTAGTTCATCTGTTACTGGCTAAGATCAAAGGCAGCCCCGCGGGCACAAAAGGTATTTCCCTGTTCGTTGTTCCTAAAAAACGGATCACTGACCAAGGACTGATTGACAACGGCATAACCACCGCAGGCGTGTATCACAAAATGGGCTACAAAGGAGCACCCATTGCCCACCTTATGTTCGGCTCAGACAATAATTGCCTGGGCTATCTGGTTGGTGAACCGCACAAAGGACTGAGTTATATGTTTCAAATGATGAACGAAGCCCGTGTAGGGGTAGGCATGAACGCCGCCGCGATCGGGACCGCCGCCTATTATGCTTCACTCGCCTATGCCAAAGAACGCCCGCAGGGACGGCCCGTTACGGCCAAAGATCCCACGCAGCCGCAAACCCTCATCATTCATCATGCCGATGTAAAACGCATGCTGCTGTTTCAGAAATCGGTGGTGGAAGGCTCCCTTTCGCTGTTGTTGCAATGCGGCTTCTGGGCAGATCTGGCACACGTCAGCGAGGGAGAGACCAAAGAGCGAGCGGAAATATTGCTGGATATGTTAACACCCATTGCCAAATCTTACCCCTCCGAGATGTGCTGCCAAACCACAAGCGCGGCGGTGCAGATTCTGGGCGGTGCAGGCTATACGACCGACTTTCCGGTAGAGCAATATTACCGCGAAGCACGCATTCATCCCATCCATGAAGGCACCACGGGTATCCACGGAATGGAT
Above is a window of Runella slithyformis DSM 19594 DNA encoding:
- a CDS encoding AMP-binding protein — protein: MTVTLNTFPWLKFYPPGMPYEIAPEVYPSLLEMMEEGFSQYAARPAYACMGKQITYAQLDKMSNDFAAYLQSVGLKTGDRIAIQMPNVLQYPVAMFGALRAGLTIVNTNPLYTPREMEHQFKDSGAKAIIILANFADKLEKVLPATQIKHVFVTQIGDMLGFPKKQIVNFVVKNVKKMVPPYHLPQAVSFTDAVQQGASMSYTKPSVNQLDLAFIQYTGGTTGVSKGAMLTHRNIIANVEANCVYLSPMLKTIPENQPNVIVAALPLYHVYALTCNALSALKNGGMNLLITNPRDMEAFIKELKKYKVTVFTGLNTLYNGLMNHPKFGEIDFSQLKITSAGGMALQKVVAERWYKLTGNLPTEGYGLSETSPVLSANPLDPTLNRIGTIGIPFPSTEMRILREDDTWADVGEPGEICAFGPQVMPGYYNRPDETAKVMLTDPADGRQWFKTGDIGVMDSDGYFKIVDRKKDMVLVSGFNVYPNEVEDVVAQCPGVLEVACVGVPDEKTGEAVKIFVVKKDESLTKEQVIAFCRENLTAYKCPKHIEFRPELPKTNVGKILRRALRDEPVK
- a CDS encoding acyl-CoA dehydrogenase; this translates as MPSFFSKRDLHFHLYELLNVEQLTDYPYFKDHQRESFDMILDAAEQIADKMLRPLLTEMDRKEPQLINGTIRVHEGMKAVIRRFGDDGWINAGFSYEEGGQQLPVTVQNAAAFIFQAANYSASVYPFLTTGAANLIRTFGSEALIKRYTPLMYSGRWQGTMALTEPNAGSSLSDISTSAEPTEEEGVYSIQGQKIFISCGDHDACENVVHLLLAKIKGSPAGTKGISLFVVPKKRITDQGLIDNGITTAGVYHKMGYKGAPIAHLMFGSDNNCLGYLVGEPHKGLSYMFQMMNEARVGVGMNAAAIGTAAYYASLAYAKERPQGRPVTAKDPTQPQTLIIHHADVKRMLLFQKSVVEGSLSLLLQCGFWADLAHVSEGETKERAEILLDMLTPIAKSYPSEMCCQTTSAAVQILGGAGYTTDFPVEQYYREARIHPIHEGTTGIHGMDLLGRKLLLHGGKGLHYLTEEIQATIDEGRRSSYPDILNIAAQLQTVLERVDKVTASLLTLSPENKELFLADATLYLEFFGIVTMGWQWLKQAIQAQKSLEHSKIDGDLNFYRGKLAAADYFFEYEVVKTVSLAQRLMSHNRVTVEMQPDWF